One window of Myxocyprinus asiaticus isolate MX2 ecotype Aquarium Trade chromosome 4, UBuf_Myxa_2, whole genome shotgun sequence genomic DNA carries:
- the LOC127439971 gene encoding 39S ribosomal protein L41, mitochondrial-like → MGVLSALTRGLVRGADRMAEFTSKRGPRTFYKSRGARPTGVLTSSRKFIPVRAMIPEFVVPNLEGFNLKPYVSYKTPEGTEQPMTPEELFTQVVAPQIERDIEEGVFTKENLERYGLEKTQEGKLFKLHPKNFVC, encoded by the coding sequence ATGGGGGTGCTCTCAGCACTGACGCGGGGGCTCGTGAGAGGAGCTGACAGAATGGCGGAGTTCACAAGTAAGCGCGGCCCTAGGACATTCTACAAAAGTAGAGGCGCCAGACCCACTGGAGTGCTCACCTCCAGCAGAAAATTCATACCTGTACGGGCCATGATACCAGAGTTTGTGGTGCCTAATTTGGAGGGATTTAACCTGAAACCCTATGTATCATACAAGACCCCAGAAGGAACAGAGCAGCCCATGACTCCAGAGGAGCTCTTCACTCAGGTGGTGGCTCCACAGATTGAGAGAGACATTGAGGAGGGTGTTTTCACCAAGGAGAATCTTGAAAGATACGGCTTAGAGAAAACACAAGAAGGAAAGTTGTTCAAGTTGCATCCCAAGAACTTTGTTTGTTAA